DNA from Elaeis guineensis isolate ETL-2024a chromosome 2, EG11, whole genome shotgun sequence:
ATAAATTCAAATAGAGATCAATCAGATTATGCAAAATGGACCGGATAAGTAATTCATGAGTCACGTTTTTTAAAAAACTATGTTTATCGTCGCAATTAACTTTTTGTCATTTTCTCATCTATTAGAAGTTTACAATTATGTTCTCCATAGCACATGTGTACtcattttgaaattcaatttccAAAATCAATATGCTTAATGTCATTACTTCTTCCACATCATCTACTTCAATCCAATTCATGACCAAAGAATTCAATCCCTGTTTAACAACAAGTAAGTTTGTCTTTTTTCTAGCAATTTATGATCAATATTAATACAGGACAAATTCAGCTACCTTATAAGATCATTGAGCATAGCCTCTACATCCAATTTTACCGGATCGCCTTTATCAAGCAAAGAAGCCGCATTCTTCACAAGCAAACGGAATGTGCACACCTGCATGACATCAATTTCTAAACAAACTTTCCCACTGTCAAAACATTAACTTAACAAGACATATTCGGTTCCTACAACAAAACATCAACATAGTTTCTAGATGTCATCACTGTCCATTTCCTTCTACCACAGTAAATAAAACAACTGAATTCACACCTCCACTCCAGTTCGGGATTGGAATTCGACAAGGGAACTCCTCCGCTGTGGAACACAATCCTTCACCGCCAAGTTCAGTAGCCTCCGAACCTCTCCAGAATCCTCCACCGGAGATCCGGCTTCCGATGCTGCGTTCAAGAATCTAACAATTGGACCAAAAGGTAGCAAAAAAAGGGGGCAAAggggaaagaagggaaagaaagaaaagaacaagTGAGGGAGAGTACAGAGCAAGAGATAAGCATTGCGGAGGCTCTCGCGGGAGTCTTCGATTGGGGCCAAGATGAACCTGGCCGCCTTCTTCTTCTGATCTCTCAGCCAATCCTTGGGCCCCGCTTCATTTATAGCAATAAACAAATAAATGAGAACACAAAAAATCAATGTCGGATTGCCGGTGAAGAGGGAGTGGAAGAGGCGTACGAATGCCAAGAGAGAaggcggcggcggaggaggagtccgcgagggagggaaggagagcggGGAGGGCGAAAAGTAGAAGGGCGTCTCGACGAGGAGCTTTTGAGCAAAGAGGGGTATGTGTGATTTGGAGCTCTCTGGGGTTCGCGTCTTTGGATGGAAGGGGGTTTTTGGCGGGGCACCGCCGCGACGGAGGAGGTCGAATGGGGCAGGAGTGGATAACATCAACTCCTCGTCCTCCTCCCATGGCGACCACTGATGCTGCTTCGCGGTTTCTttcgtttttttgttttttccgcATTTTTGGGCTGGTATTTGTCACCATTTGCAGCAAGCAATACTTGTGGCAAGCGAAATTCCTTGCGCACcggggcggtgtagaaaatccgatacGGAGTGCACTTCCTTGcgcattttttaatatatatttaatatttataaattaatttttttatttaaaaattttatataataaaaatattttaatttttaaaaaaaattataatattttatatttatattataatattttatatatactggatctcataatttttttttaaagaatagagatatttttatcactcaaaattttcaaacaaaaaaattgatctacagaaagtagttggataaaaatgctcctctcatattatgatatcttaaaccATATCAGGATATCCTGAATTATATTAcatcataggatatcataattttttttaaaagataaaaatattttcatcatacaaaaaattttaaacaaaaaaatcaatctgcagacattaaatacgcGTTAGAAAGTAGTGACTATATGGACTAATCAGATGAGACGGTGCACTCCATGATGGATTATTTATGCTGCCCAtgatgtacaaagaatttctccttaGAGCAACATGAAAACAAGCTCCATTTGGTTGGGTTGGTATTTGACTCCATTGTCCGTTCGTTTGGTTGCAAAAAGAAACAATCGGTCCCACCAGTTCATTGGCCGAGATTTCTACTTGACTTACATTACttgtaaatattaattttattagtaTTTtgaaatgaattgaaaatttaaaattttttttaatcaattctcaattaaatctCTAATTCTATTTTGTTTAGTTTCGTTACAtaggaaaaaattttaaaaaaaaattatattaaaattttttctcatcaattttgtcaaaaatttaaaaaattttgaatcaaatcatACATTGGCACAATCGCACAGTACCTATCTGCAACTGCAGTAGGGTGGGGAAAGTTTTTTTTTCATCCACTTATTTTCTCTTTTATGACCATTTgctatcattttttatttatttaaaaataaatattatattttaatattaattatccGATTAATATTTTGCCCATTGGGTGATTAATATTTTATCCGTTTGTTTTCTATTCATTGGTCTGTTAATACATGTTTAATTATTTTTACCATTTAATAGCCCAAATGGCTTTTGGGCCTATAAATTGAGCTCTTGGTATGGGTTGAAGGATGCAAAAAAAATCTTActctctctttaaaaaaaaaaattatccaatctgatcggatcgtcaaagtacatctaaattttttttctataataagctaacataaattttatattaccTGATATGTAGCGGAATAGAGATCAAAATCTCTAAGGCAATTCGAATCTGATACCTCGCGAGGCCTGAAAGCACAAGCCCTCTATATTGCATGCACGTT
Protein-coding regions in this window:
- the LOC105060835 gene encoding uncharacterized protein isoform X2, producing MVTNTSPKMRKKQKNERNREAASVVAMGGGRGVDVIHSCPIRPPPSRRCPAKNPLPSKDANPRELQITHTPLCSKAPRRDALLLFALPALLPSLADSSSAAAFSLGIPGPKDWLRDQKKKAARFILAPIEDSRESLRNAYLLLSSEAGSPVEDSGEVRRLLNLAVKDCVPQRRSSLVEFQSRTGVEVCTFRLLVKNAASLLDKGDPVKLDVEAMLNDLIRSFSLLGSVIDSSNFEFTTDRQKVKDGLMDTISSLDRFEQGIKNCLGV
- the LOC105060835 gene encoding uncharacterized protein isoform X1, which translates into the protein MVTNTSPKMRKKQKNERNREAASVVAMGGGRGVDVIHSCPIRPPPSRRCPAKNPLPSKDANPRELQITHTPLCSKAPRRDALLLFALPALLPSLADSSSAAAFSLGIPGPKDWLRDQKKKAARFILAPIEDSRESLRNAYLLLSSEAGSPVEDSGEVRRLLNLAVKDCVPQRRSSLVEFQSRTGVEVCTFRLLVKNAASLLDKGDPVKLDVEAMLNDLIRSFSLLGSVIDSSNFEFTTDRGQPCKVSGYGASCIKSVSPSDLIFSAFCTKQAQYAPIGLV